Genomic DNA from Melioribacteraceae bacterium 4301-Me:
AACTGGAACAATTGGTCTTGTAATGGACTGTGACACAACCGGCATAGAACCGGATTTTGCGCTTGTAAAATTTAAAAAATTAGCTGGCGGAGGGTATTTTAAAATTATTAACCAATCTATTCCACTAGCACTTAAAAAACTCAATTATAACGATGATCAGATTAAAGAAATTGTAAAATATGCCAAAGGTTCAGGTTCACTGGTGGGTTGTCCATACATAAATCCCGAATCATTGAAAGCCAAAGGCTTTACAGATGAAATGATAAATAAAATTGAATCTATATTACCCTCAGTATTTGAATTGAGCTTTGCATTTAATAAGTATACGTTAGGGGAGAAATTTTTGAAGAATAATCTTGGCATCCCTCAAGAAAAAATAGATGACTTCAGTTTTGACCTTTTGAGTGAATTGGGCTTCACAAAAGAAGAAATTTCTGCAGCGAACGATTATGTGTGTGGAACAATGACCATAGAAGGTGCACCATTTCTTAAACACGAACACTACGCTGTTTTTGATTGTGCAAACAAATGTGGTAAGAAAGGTACAAGATATATACGACCGGAAGCGCATATTTTAATGATGGCTGCAGCTCAACCTTTCATTTCTGGTGCTATCTCTAAAACTATAAATTTACCTAACAATGCAACTATTGATGATATTAAGTACGCTTACATGCAATCATGGAAACTTGGATGCAAAGCCAATGCTCTTTATCGCGATGGTTCAAAACTTTCTCAACCGCTAAATACATTAACCGATGAAGAAATTGAAGAGCTTTATGAAAAGAAAGAGGATAATGATATTGTTAAAGTAGCTGAAAAAATTATTCATCGCTATATTGCTAAAAGAAGACGATTACCAGATAGAAGAACAGGATATACCCAGAAAGTTAAAATAAATGGTCAAAGTGTTTATTTAAGAACAGGCGAGTACGAAAATGGTCAACTTGGTGAAATCTTTATCGATATGCACAAAGAAGGCGCAGCTTTTAGAAGTCTGTTGAACTGTTTTGCAATTTCTATTTCATTGGGACTCCAGCACGGTGTACCTCTGGAAGAATTTGTTGATGCTTTCGTATTCACTCGTTTTGAACCTAGTGGAATTGTTACAGGACACGATAGAATTAAAATGTCTACATCTGTTATCGATTATATTTTTAGAGAACTTGCAGTAACATACTTAGGTAGAAACGACCTGGCGCATGTTGAAGAAAATGAGGTTAAACCAAAAAAATCTATTAGCTATAAGTCAGTAATAGAACCTGATTTTGAAAGTGAAGAAATTGTAAGCGAACGCATGATAATTTTAGACAACAACTTAAACGGCTTGTCGCAAACAAGTCAAAAATCAAACCCATTTGACCTGTCAAATGACAATGGACAAACAATGAATGAAAAAGCTGTGGCTATTCAGCAAATTTTAAAAGCAAAAGAAAGAGGATATACTGGAGATATTTGCCCAGAGTGTCAAAGTATGACAATGGTTAGAAATGGAACGTGCCTAAAATGTACAACATGCGGCGCTACAACAGGATGCAGCTAATTTAAAAGCTTTTTGAAAATGTTATAGTATAATGTGAGTAAAATTTATATTTACAAAATGCGTTGCTTTAAAGGTAGTTATTTCTTCAGCTATGGAGCTGTCTAAAAAGTAAATTTTTTTGGGGAACAAACATCGATAATCCGAATTTCGATTGATTCAAATGACAAAGTATTCGTTGTGGTTAAAATTCACAGGTTATTTATTTAATAATTGCTGTTTAGACAGCATTCCATAGCAAAATAAAAGTTTACTAAAGTCTTGTGAGTACCTTCTCTAAACTGAAAATTAATAATTGTTAGGTCCTAAACCCAATCAACAATTTTTTCTCAAAATTTTTTATCTTGGAGTTGATTAGCTTTTAACAAAGCGTTGTGGACAGATACAAATTTTTTAAATAAAGAATTTCAGCTATATCGTTGACTTTTATAATCAAAAGGAATAGATTCTCATTCTTAATTAAAAAAATGATAGCTCAAAATCTTAATATAATTGAAGAAAAAATATCAGAAACATGCCTTAAAACGGGCAGAAAAAGACACGAAATTAAATTAATTGTAGTCTCTAAAACGCAGTCAATTGAGGTGCTCAAGACTGCTATTGAATTAGGCATTAGGGATTTCGGGGAAAATAAAGCTCAAGAACTAAAAGAAAAAGCCGAGAAAATATCTGAAAAAATAAATTGGCATTTTATCGGGCATCTTCAAACAAATAAAGTAAAATACATAATTAATTTTACTGAGTATATACATTCTATAGATTCAATTAAAATAGCTGACGAAGTTAATAAACGGGCAGAATCAATTAAAAAGGTTCAGAAAATATTATTAGAAGTGAATACATCAGGTGAAAATACAAAATTTGGTTTAACAAACGAATTAGAATTATTGAAAACAGCTGAATATTGTGCGAAAAAAAAGAATCTATCTTTAGTTGGCCTGATGACAATGGCTCCTTTTACAAGAGAGGAAAAATTAATAAGAAAAAGTTTTATTAGACTTCGAGAGCTAAAAGAATTTTTGAATTCAAGCGGGCTTGAATTAACTGAACTTTCAATGGGAATGAGTAACGATTATCAAATTGCGATTGAAGAAGGGGCTACCATGCTGAGGATCGGGACAGCACTTTTTGGCCAGAGAAATAATTAGAGGAGTTTATATGAAATTTACTCCTTTTGGAATTAAAAACCAGGAATTTAACAAGGCTGTAAGAGGATATGATAAAGAAGAAGTGCGGGCGTTCCTCGAAAAGTTATCTGATGAATTTGAAAGAATGCTTTCAGAAGAAGAAAGGCTGAAAAGTGAATTAGCTAAAATGGAAGAACAACTTAAAGAGTTTAAAAAAATTGAAAAGAATCTTCAATCAGCTTTACTAAGTGCTACTGAATCGAGTACGAAAGCTCTGGAGTCTGCTAAAAAGCAATCAGCGTTGATGATTAAAGAGGCAGAAGTTAAGGCAGCACAAATTATTGAAAAAGCTAAAGAAAATGCTGATTCAGTTAGAAATTCAGTTTTGTCTTTGCGTGAAGAAAAAAAACTTTTAATTGCCAAGCTCAAAGCAGTAATCGAATCTCAAACTAATTTGTTGGATTTAATTGCTCAAAAAAAGGGACCTAAAAAAGATTTACAACAAAAAAAAGAAAATACTGATTCAATAGAAAATACTGAAATTAATGTTGACGATATTTTGGAGAGATTATTATGAGTCAACTTAGACAAATGATTTCCGAAACCTTATCTGTTATTAAAGAAAAAACAAAAAAGGAATATCCAATTGGAATTATATTGGGTACTGGGTTAGGGGGATTAGTAAAAGAAATTGAAATTGAGCTTGAGATTGACTATCAAGATCTTCCCCACTTTCCGCTTTCCACCGTAGAATCTCATAAGGGCAAGCTAATATTTGGTAAGATTGAGGGCAAAGACATAGTTGCTATGCAGGGTCGGTTTCATTATTATGAAGGTTATTCAATGAAACAAATTACATATCCAGTACGCGTCATGAAAACTTTAGGCGTAAATACACTTTTAGTTTCTAATGCTTGTGGCGGTATGAACCCTTTGTTTAAAAAAGGCGATATTATGTTGATTACAGATCATATAAATTTATTAGGAGACAATCCACTAATTGGCAAAAATGAGGATGAGTTTGGTCCTAGATTCCCTGACATGAGTGAACCTTATTCTATGGAACTGATTGAATTAGCTGAACAAGTAGCTTTAGAGAATCGCATTAAAGTTCAAAAGGGTGTGTACATTGCTGTGCCAGGTCCTAACCTTGAAACAAAAGCTGAATATAGATTTCTAAGAGCTACTGGTGCTGATGTGGTAGGTATGTCAACTGTTCCTGAAAATATAGTGGCAAACCACATGGGAATGAAGGTGCTTGGAATAAGTATAATTACTGATGAATGTTTTCCTGATTCTCTTAAGCCTGTAAAAGTTGAAGAGATAATTGATACTGCAATGAAAGCTGAGCCAAAAATGACCTTAATTATGAAGGAAGTTATTAGAAGATTAAAATGAAAAGAAAAAATATATATTACTTAACGCCTGCTCTACTTGCAATAATAGTTTTCGCATCTAATTTTTTAAGCACTGATCTGTTTAAAGCAGGTTACCAGAATTTTTCCGTGTGGTTTGTACTTTCAATTTTTTCGTTTGCATGTGGCTGGCTAATTAACAAAACTCTCGGTTATGTACACGGCGGTAAAGTTGTCTTCGCAGTTATAGTAGCAAGCGCATTCATAAGTGTATTATTAATCTCTTTTTTTAATGAGTACTTTGGAGTAAATAATTTAATTGTTGAAAACATGATTTTATATATACTCAGAAATATTACCTTAGGTGCTATGGCGTTTTTTGGGATGGCAATTTGTGAAGTTATTCATTATAGACATGGTTTTGCTAATGCACAAAATAAAAACGAAGAATATGAAAAAACCATTGAGCTGGCTCAAAAAGAGGCAAAAATAATTTTGGAAGACGCAAAATTAAAAGCTGAAAAAATCCTTTACGAAGCACAAAAAAATCTGCAATCCATTATCGATGCTAAAAATGAAATGGAGAGTAGAATAAAAGAATTAATTGCCGCAGAAAAAGACTTAATTAATAAATACGAAAAAGAAGAAGAATAATAATCAAGTGTGCAATATGTTTAAGCAATTCCCAGAAAAAATTAATTATACCGAAATTGAAAAAAGCATACTTCAGTTCTGGAAAGAAAATAAGATTTTTGAAAAAAGTGTATCTTCCAGACCAATGACCAAACCATTTACTTTTTATGAAGGACCACCTACAGTAAATGGTAAGCCTGGTATTCACCATGTAATAGCAAGAGCACTTAAGGACCTTGTATGTCGTTATAAAACTTTAAAAGGCTTTCATGTAAACAGAAAAGCAGGTTGGGATACGCACGGACTTCCAATTGAAATTGCTTTGGAAAAAGAGCTTAATTTTACTCAAAAATCTGACATAGAGAAATTTGGTGTGGCTGAATTTAATAAAAAGGCTAAAGAGCTTGTATACCATCATATCAATATGACTGAAGGATGGCGTACCCTAACTGAGAGAATGGGTTATTGGATTAACTTAGACGACCCTTATATAACTTGTACAAACGAATATATTGAATCTGTTTGGTGGGCTTTGTCGGAATACTTTAAAAAAGGTATAATATACAAAGGATTTAAAATAGTGCCACAGTGTCCGCACTGCGAAACCCCACTTTCCTCTCATGAACTAGCCCTGGGTTATGATGAAGTCAAAGACCCCAACGTTTACGTAAAATTCAAGCTGAAAGATGAAGATGCTTCAGTTTTAGTTTGGACTACCACACCTTGGACGCTGATTTCTAATGTTGCTCTTGCAGTCAATCCAGAAGTTGATTATGTAGAAATAAGCACTAAAGAACACGGTAACCTTTATCTTGCCAAAGCAAGACTTGAAGTTATTAGAGAAGAATATAAAATAATTAAGGAATTGAAAGGCATAGAACTTCTGAATCGTCAATATGAACCATTGTTTAACTACATCCCTGTTAATAAAAAAGCGTGGTACATAATACCAGGATCTTTTGTAAGCGTGGAAGATGGCTCTGGGGTTGTTCACATTGCTCCAGCTTTCGGAGCCGATGATTACGAAGTAGGCAAAAAATTTGATTTACCATTTATACAGCCAGTAACTAAAAATGGTAGGTTTGTAGATGAAGTAACTGACTTTGCCGGCAGATATGTTAAAACTATTCGAT
This window encodes:
- a CDS encoding purine-nucleoside phosphorylase; its protein translation is MSQLRQMISETLSVIKEKTKKEYPIGIILGTGLGGLVKEIEIELEIDYQDLPHFPLSTVESHKGKLIFGKIEGKDIVAMQGRFHYYEGYSMKQITYPVRVMKTLGVNTLLVSNACGGMNPLFKKGDIMLITDHINLLGDNPLIGKNEDEFGPRFPDMSEPYSMELIELAEQVALENRIKVQKGVYIAVPGPNLETKAEYRFLRATGADVVGMSTVPENIVANHMGMKVLGISIITDECFPDSLKPVKVEEIIDTAMKAEPKMTLIMKEVIRRLK
- a CDS encoding YggS family pyridoxal phosphate-dependent enzyme — its product is MIAQNLNIIEEKISETCLKTGRKRHEIKLIVVSKTQSIEVLKTAIELGIRDFGENKAQELKEKAEKISEKINWHFIGHLQTNKVKYIINFTEYIHSIDSIKIADEVNKRAESIKKVQKILLEVNTSGENTKFGLTNELELLKTAEYCAKKKNLSLVGLMTMAPFTREEKLIRKSFIRLRELKEFLNSSGLELTELSMGMSNDYQIAIEEGATMLRIGTALFGQRNN
- a CDS encoding DivIVA domain-containing protein: MKFTPFGIKNQEFNKAVRGYDKEEVRAFLEKLSDEFERMLSEEERLKSELAKMEEQLKEFKKIEKNLQSALLSATESSTKALESAKKQSALMIKEAEVKAAQIIEKAKENADSVRNSVLSLREEKKLLIAKLKAVIESQTNLLDLIAQKKGPKKDLQQKKENTDSIENTEINVDDILERLL